The following coding sequences lie in one Alloacidobacterium dinghuense genomic window:
- a CDS encoding NAD(+)/NADH kinase: MRRIAIISKPQKEELITLLPEFILWLRTRGFEPILDPVSGNYAQEKNVVARNEMPAEDPELVVVLGGDGTLLAAARVFAKTNIPVMSVNLGSLGFLTEVRLADIYSTLEGWCDNCCAIETRAMLHSELWRDGKVFAEHEALNDVVIAKGAIARMVNFTIKLDNQLVASFRADGVIVATPTGSTAYSLAANGPIVVPNVDALIVSPVCPHLLTLRPIVVRGDCNLSLSVEGIPDQTYLTVDGQEAIPLKVGDELRCRRSQYAVRMVRLGSNGFFDVLRSKLKWGER, from the coding sequence ATGCGACGCATAGCCATTATTTCGAAACCGCAAAAAGAAGAGCTGATCACTCTTCTGCCCGAATTCATCCTCTGGTTGCGCACGCGCGGCTTTGAGCCAATCCTTGATCCCGTCAGCGGCAATTACGCCCAGGAGAAGAACGTCGTCGCACGAAATGAGATGCCGGCAGAAGATCCCGAGTTGGTGGTGGTGCTTGGAGGCGACGGCACGTTGCTGGCTGCAGCTCGTGTCTTTGCCAAGACAAACATACCCGTCATGAGCGTGAATCTTGGCTCGCTGGGCTTCCTTACCGAGGTACGGCTGGCCGATATCTACTCCACGCTGGAAGGGTGGTGTGACAACTGTTGCGCTATCGAAACGCGTGCCATGCTGCACAGCGAACTGTGGCGCGATGGCAAAGTCTTTGCAGAGCACGAGGCCTTGAATGACGTCGTGATCGCCAAAGGCGCCATCGCACGCATGGTCAATTTCACCATCAAGCTCGACAACCAGCTGGTGGCATCCTTTCGCGCGGACGGCGTGATCGTCGCTACCCCAACCGGCTCAACTGCGTATTCGCTGGCAGCAAACGGCCCGATCGTTGTGCCGAATGTAGACGCCTTGATCGTCTCCCCTGTATGTCCACATCTGCTGACGCTGCGCCCGATCGTTGTGCGTGGGGACTGCAATCTAAGCCTGAGCGTGGAAGGCATTCCAGATCAGACATATCTCACCGTCGATGGGCAGGAAGCGATCCCGCTCAAGGTGGGTGATGAACTCCGCTGCCGCCGGTCACAATACGCCGTGCGGATGGTGCGGTTGGGTTCCAATGGTTTCTTTGATGTTCTACGCTCAAAGCTGAAGTGGGGAGAGCGGTGA
- a CDS encoding RNA polymerase sigma factor: protein MKDSGTQGPADSELLKRISQRDETAMASLFDRYARIVYSVALRVLHDPAEAEDVMQEVLMQVWRGAPSFIVGRGSLGGWLTVVARNRAIDALRRRHPSDPVDEVMLPASVDLASEAERNTLMAKLRTIMHELPVEQQKSVEMAFFEGLTHSEIAEKTGNPLGTVKTRIRLALISLRKALQA, encoded by the coding sequence ATGAAAGATAGCGGCACGCAAGGCCCGGCTGATTCCGAGTTGCTGAAGCGTATTTCGCAGCGGGATGAGACCGCCATGGCCTCCCTCTTCGACCGCTATGCAAGGATCGTCTACTCGGTTGCCCTGCGAGTGTTGCACGATCCTGCTGAAGCTGAAGACGTGATGCAAGAAGTGCTCATGCAGGTGTGGCGCGGCGCACCATCCTTCATCGTCGGGCGGGGATCGCTCGGCGGCTGGCTGACCGTCGTTGCAAGAAACAGGGCTATTGATGCGCTTCGTCGCCGCCATCCTTCGGATCCGGTCGACGAAGTAATGCTTCCTGCCTCGGTTGATCTGGCGAGCGAAGCGGAACGTAACACGCTGATGGCGAAACTTCGCACCATCATGCATGAGCTGCCAGTAGAGCAGCAGAAATCAGTAGAGATGGCCTTTTTTGAAGGTTTGACACACTCGGAGATCGCGGAAAAGACCGGGAACCCGCTCGGCACAGTCAAAACGCGCATCCGTCTTGCTTTAATTTCCCTACGAAAGGCTTTGCAGGCTTGA
- a CDS encoding TlyA family RNA methyltransferase: MKIRLDKLLLARQLVPTREKAQALVLAGRVLVNEQKIDKPGSSVTEDVAIRILGDDLRYVSRGGVKLEAALRHWKIDLSERFCLDVGASTGGFTDCMLQHGAAKVLAIDTGYGQIAQKLRDDVRVTLMERTNARHIESGDLPRGITFLGMDVSFISATLILPAVVQALLNGSSGALECVVLVKPQFEAGREHIGKGGIVRDPAAHQLAIDRVRCCVGDLGGDAIELADSPILGAEGNREFLLHARFAEKKI; encoded by the coding sequence ATGAAGATCCGTCTTGACAAACTATTGTTGGCTCGACAGCTTGTCCCGACACGAGAAAAAGCACAAGCTCTGGTGTTAGCCGGAAGGGTGCTGGTGAACGAGCAAAAGATCGATAAGCCCGGTAGTAGCGTGACTGAAGATGTTGCGATCCGGATTCTTGGCGATGATTTGCGCTACGTGAGTCGTGGCGGAGTGAAACTCGAAGCCGCATTGCGACACTGGAAGATCGATCTGTCCGAACGCTTTTGCCTCGACGTCGGAGCGTCCACCGGGGGATTCACCGACTGCATGCTGCAGCACGGCGCAGCGAAAGTGCTTGCCATCGATACAGGCTACGGGCAGATAGCGCAAAAGCTGCGCGATGATGTCCGCGTGACTTTGATGGAGAGGACGAATGCTCGCCACATAGAATCCGGCGATTTACCGCGAGGCATTACGTTTCTCGGCATGGACGTTTCTTTCATCTCGGCGACCCTTATCCTCCCTGCTGTTGTTCAGGCGCTTCTTAACGGATCCAGCGGAGCCCTGGAATGTGTCGTCCTGGTGAAGCCTCAGTTTGAAGCAGGCAGGGAGCATATCGGCAAAGGAGGCATCGTACGCGATCCAGCAGCGCATCAACTGGCGATCGATCGAGTACGTTGCTGCGTGGGAGATCTGGGTGGGGATGCCATCGAGCTTGCTGATTCTCCGATCCTCGGAGCCGAGGGCAACCGCGAATTTCTACTCCACGCCCGATTCGCCGAAAAGAAGATTTAG